In Hwangdonia lutea, a single window of DNA contains:
- the fbp gene encoding class 1 fructose-bisphosphatase: protein MTRKNQTLGEFIIENQASFKYSSGELSRLINSIRLAAKVVNHEVNKAGLVDIIGAVGDTNIQGEDQQKLDVYANEKFIQTLTKRNIVCGIASEEEDDFISINSQDENNQNKYVVLIDPLDGSSNIDVNVSVGTIFSVYRRVTPVGTPVTLADFLQKGSKQVAAGYVIYGTSTMLVYTTGDGVNGFTLNPAIGTFYLSHPNMQFPKDGKIYSVNEGNYIHFPQGIKNYIKYCQQEEGDRPYTSRYIGSLVSDFHRNMIKGGIYLYPKSSMNSNGKLRLLYECNPMAFLAEQANGKSSDGFTRTLDVEPTELHQRVPFVCGSKNMVEKCEEFMRNSK, encoded by the coding sequence ATGACTAGAAAAAACCAAACTTTAGGAGAGTTTATTATTGAAAATCAAGCATCGTTTAAATATAGTTCGGGGGAGTTATCTCGACTTATTAATTCCATTCGATTGGCGGCAAAAGTAGTAAATCACGAAGTTAATAAAGCTGGATTGGTTGATATTATTGGAGCCGTTGGCGATACTAATATACAAGGTGAAGATCAGCAAAAACTAGATGTTTACGCTAACGAAAAATTTATTCAAACCCTTACCAAAAGAAATATTGTTTGCGGAATTGCCAGCGAAGAAGAAGACGATTTTATTTCGATTAACAGTCAAGACGAAAACAACCAAAATAAGTACGTGGTTTTAATTGACCCGTTAGATGGCTCTTCAAATATTGATGTTAATGTATCGGTGGGTACTATTTTTTCAGTTTACAGGCGCGTAACCCCAGTGGGAACACCAGTAACCCTCGCCGATTTTTTACAAAAGGGGAGCAAACAAGTTGCTGCTGGATATGTTATTTATGGCACATCTACCATGTTGGTTTACACGACGGGCGATGGGGTAAACGGGTTTACCTTAAACCCCGCCATTGGTACTTTTTATCTATCGCACCCTAATATGCAATTTCCTAAAGACGGAAAAATTTATTCGGTTAACGAAGGTAATTATATCCATTTTCCTCAAGGGATAAAAAACTACATTAAGTATTGCCAACAAGAAGAAGGTGATAGACCGTACACATCGCGGTATATTGGTTCTTTAGTGTCCGATTTTCATAGAAACATGATTAAGGGCGGTATTTATCTGTACCCAAAAAGCTCGATGAATTCCAACGGAAAATTACGATTACTTTATGAATGTAATCCTATGGCATTTTTGGCTGAACAGGCCAACGGAAAATCGAGTGATGGCTTTACAAGAACCTTGGATGTAGAGCCTACCGAATTACACCAGCGTGTACCTTTTGTTTGCGGCAGTAAAAATATGGTTGAAAAATGTGAGGAGTTTATGAGGAATTCCAAATAA
- a CDS encoding glutamate synthase subunit beta, which yields MGKITGFKEFERQDEAYTPVKDRVKHYKEFTIPLSEDEQKKQGSRCMDCGIPFCHSGCPLGNLIPDFNHMVHQGEWQKASWILHSTNNFPEFTGRLCPAPCEQACVLGIIEDPISIENIEKNIVERAFKEGWIKPQPPKTRTGKTIAIVGSGPAGLAAAQQLNRAGHTVTVFERDDEIGGLLRYGIPNFKMEKEIIDRRLAILKAEGIIFKTNVNVGVNYDVEALKAFDAVVLCGGATERRSLPTPGIDADGVVQAMDFLTQQTKVLFGKKVEDQVLATDKNVIVIGGGDTGSDCVGTSNRQGAKSVVNFEIMPKPPGHRSPTTPWPYWPLQLKTSSSHKEGVERNWLINTKEFITDKNGKLTALKTINVEWEMIPGERPKLIEIKGTEKTWPCDLALLALGFTGPESTLADKLGIETDARSNYKAEYGKYQTNIPNIFTAGDMRRGQSLIVWAISEGREAARQVDIYLMGKSDLATKNAAGDLVGV from the coding sequence ATGGGAAAAATAACAGGTTTTAAAGAATTTGAAAGACAAGATGAAGCATACACACCTGTAAAGGATCGTGTAAAACATTATAAGGAATTTACTATACCGCTTTCTGAAGACGAACAAAAAAAACAAGGATCGCGTTGTATGGATTGTGGTATTCCATTTTGCCATAGTGGTTGCCCATTAGGGAATTTAATCCCGGATTTTAACCACATGGTACATCAAGGCGAATGGCAAAAAGCCTCGTGGATACTACATTCCACCAATAATTTCCCTGAATTTACAGGGCGCTTATGTCCTGCACCATGTGAGCAGGCCTGCGTTTTAGGTATTATTGAAGACCCGATTTCTATAGAAAATATTGAAAAAAATATCGTTGAGCGTGCCTTTAAAGAAGGTTGGATTAAACCACAACCACCAAAAACAAGAACAGGTAAAACCATTGCCATTGTAGGCTCTGGGCCAGCTGGTTTGGCAGCAGCCCAACAGCTAAATAGAGCGGGACACACGGTAACCGTTTTTGAACGTGATGACGAAATTGGAGGCCTATTGCGATATGGTATCCCTAATTTTAAAATGGAAAAGGAAATTATCGACAGACGTTTAGCCATTTTAAAAGCCGAGGGTATCATTTTTAAAACCAATGTGAATGTTGGTGTAAATTATGATGTTGAGGCCTTAAAAGCTTTTGATGCCGTAGTACTTTGTGGCGGTGCGACCGAAAGACGTAGTTTACCAACACCCGGTATTGATGCCGATGGGGTGGTACAAGCTATGGATTTTTTAACCCAACAAACCAAAGTATTGTTTGGAAAAAAAGTAGAAGATCAAGTATTGGCAACCGATAAAAACGTGATTGTAATTGGAGGTGGCGATACAGGATCGGATTGTGTGGGCACCTCAAACCGCCAAGGTGCAAAATCGGTCGTAAATTTTGAGATTATGCCCAAACCTCCGGGGCATCGTTCGCCAACTACACCGTGGCCTTATTGGCCATTGCAGTTAAAAACATCGTCTTCGCATAAGGAAGGAGTTGAAAGAAACTGGCTTATTAACACCAAAGAATTTATAACCGATAAAAACGGAAAGCTAACGGCATTAAAAACCATAAATGTCGAGTGGGAAATGATTCCGGGCGAACGCCCAAAGCTTATAGAAATTAAAGGTACCGAAAAAACGTGGCCTTGTGATTTGGCACTTTTGGCTTTAGGATTTACCGGACCGGAAAGTACGCTAGCCGATAAGTTAGGTATAGAAACCGATGCGCGCTCAAATTACAAAGCAGAATATGGCAAGTATCAAACCAACATCCCAAATATATTTACCGCAGGCGATATGCGTCGCGGGCAATCCTTGATTGTTTGGGCCATTTCTGAAGGCAGGGAAGCAGCACGACAAGTGGATATTTATTTGATGGGCAAATCTGATTTGGCCACTAAAAATGCCGCCGGCGATTTGGTTGGGGTGTAA